The genomic stretch aaaccttgagtttgaaaatattttacttttcctTCAACAAATCTAAAGGGTTCGCTTAAAATCTAACCATCTATCCCAAGCAAGGGTATTGTAATCCTCTGGCAATAGCAATGCAATACGGAGGTACCTATGTTTCCCACCACAATGAACTTGTGTCTTCAGGGTAATATTTTCTTATATGAACTACTCGCTCGCTTCAAAATCAATTCTTCCAGTAACTAATTCAGttcactctctttctttctttgggtTAAATTGTGCATGTCCAAAACAATTGTTGCTGTTTTGTCACATGGTGTCAGCTATTAGTTGCAATTGTaagggggttttttttttaaaaaaaattaaaatatttagcATTAATAGAGGCAGCCCATTAAAGTGGGGTGTCTTCCTACGTCACATGCATCTTACTAATAGGATATTGCGAAGGATGAAGGTTATCATAAAGACTGACGATTTGCTTGAAAAATATAGGATTTTCATAGTAAAGCCATAAATCGGATGTACTGACTGGCTTCTCATGCCGGCAGTACCCCCTCCCCCTGCATAGCATCTCATTGCAGAAGTCTGGAGCTTCTGCTGTATGCACCGTCTTAGTGTAGGATTAAAGTCTGATTCTGGCAGCAGGGACAGGAATGGAGACACAATCAAATCAAGGTAGAAATTTGGCAACGCCcgtattaatttatttatctccttatttggccaaaaatgaaaagaaaaaagaacaaaaaaaatttactctgTTTCGAATGCATTCTTTTCAGCTAATAGAGCAGCAAGCCTTGACGCTTTACCTATAATTTCTTCAGATTCTGTAGTGAGTTCCAAATAGCTCAGCTATGCTTTAGTATGGGCATTTACATAATAAAGACTATTGAAAATTGATCCAACTCACAACATTATAAATTCATGATGAAAGCTATCATGGCAGATATCATTCCACAGTTTAGGTAATCGAGATAATAGTTAAGTAAGTGTAATACACATCCACAAGCTAATAATTAATACAATGCTACTTACTACTCAAACACTAGAATTTCCATTTAAAGAAAAGATGCATTTTAGGGCATTATGGAATCATACTGCAGTGAACTCATTGTTGTTGAAGAATCTTTTGACAATCTTGATGGCAAAGACAGGAAATTAAGGCTTGGGTGGTACTTGTAAGGATTCGAGACTCCCTTCCAACATATTTATAACTTTACTAATTGGTGGTCGGCTTGAAGGGTCAGTTTGTATGCACCACAAACTCactattatcattttttttgcaCATTCttgatcattttcatttataagGCCCTCCAGTCCTAGATCCTCATCTTGCTCAAGACACTTGTAAATCAAGTGcggaaaaaatatttcactgGTACAATCAGTATTCTCGATATCTGTATTCCTTTTTCCCCTAACCATTTCAAAAACCATCATTCCGTAACTATAAACATCTGACTTGTGAGAGACCCCTCCAAAATTTTTGTAATATACTTCCGGAGCTATATATCCTGCAGATCCTCTAGTACCCGACATTGATATGCTACTCTTTTCTCGAGGGCATATTtttgcaaggccaaaatcagaaATCTTTGGGCAAAAGTTCTCATCCAAAAGAATGTTGTGAGGCTTTATATCAAAATGCACGATTCGTGTGTTGCAACCCCTATGTAAATATTCTAATCCTCGAGCAATGCCTAGTGCAATCTCATATAATGCCATCCATTCCAATCCACGGTCAACCATTGATGGATTTTCTTTATGTATGAACTTCTCTAGAGATCCGTTAGGCATAAACTCGTACATTAGAGCTCTTTTAGAACCTTCAAAGCAAAAGCCCATAAGAGAGACAATGTTGATATGAGAGGTCTTACTAATGCTTTCAACCTCGTTAATGAATTCTTCTCCATCAGTACCTCTCGATTCTTTGAGAATCTTTACAGCCACAAGACATCCATCTTGTAACTTTCCCTTGTAGACACCACCATAACCTCCTTCACCTAATTTATCCCTAAAAAAGTTGGTTATTTTCTTGATATCTGAATAACTATATCTTCTAAAAGCAAGAGGTCTATGATTCCTTAAAAAGGTTTGGACAGTTTGATGGGTTggacttttcttcttccaaaaaaaaataattttattggacAAGAACTTTCTCCTGAAGCAGCATATTACAACTATCACAACTCCAATTGCAGCAGATAAAGTAACTATAGCAGCAATCATACCGGGGGAGACGGAAGTTTCACCCGACGCTGTTCCTCCTCCATTTCCAGAGCTCGGAGTAGTCCTCCCAAGCAACGGATTGCCGGCAGCATTGAACGTGACCGTCGATGTGAATTTCGGTATCGACCCAGTAAGGTTATTGTTCGAAACGTCAAGAAGCTGCAGGTCCGGCAAGGTGGCCAAGCTATCCGGTATGGAACCGGTCAAATTATTGTCATTTAGATACACCTGTTTCAACTGGGTCATAGAAGACAACACGTCGATGGTACCCGACAAGCCATTTTTCTGGTTGTCGAGCCAGAGGATCTGAATTCCAGATCCTCCAAAAGATTTAGGCAAAGGGCCAGCGAAATTGTTGAACGAAAGCTGGAGATCCTTCAGGCTCAGGAAGGAGTCGAAGATATCTGGTAAGGACCCAACCACATTCGCATTGCTGGCGTAGAGGGTGGCCAGGCTAGTGGCCTGAGTCAACTCGGTGGGGATAGTCCAGGGTGCAAGATTCGAGTTTTGACTCAAGATCAAGGTCTGGAGGCTGGTGAGTCCTTGGAAGAAGCCGTCGGGGATGGAGGAGAAATTGTTGTTGTCAAGGTAGAGTTGTTGGAGCGAGGAGAGGTTGGCAAGGGAGGGTAGGGGCCCATAGAAGGAGTTCccttggagagagagagaggtgagcTGGGTGAGAGAGCCGAGATTGGAGGGAAGAATCCCCGACAGATTCTTGGAAACCAAGTTGATGATGGTGACACGACTGTTGCCGTCGCAAGTCACGTTTTCCCACTCACAGTAGCTTGTGCTGGCGGACCAGCCGCTTGGAGTTGGGCTGACGGCGGTGAGGAGCTCGGACATGACCGCGGCGTCATCAGCGGTGGTGAAGGATGAAAGAgcgaggagagagagagagataatgaAGGTAGAGAGACAAAGAAGGGTGCTGGAGTAACCCATTTCCAGatagagagatggagagaggcagagagagagagggagagagagagagaggggtgggAATTGTTTCTGCTGGAGTGGAGCTCAGGTGAGGATACAATAGTCAGGGCTCAATATATAGCTCATCGCAGACGGTGGGTTTATGGTGttgaaagataaaataaaataaaatattgtaatgagagaaaaagaagactATAAAGCATTCCTTTTATTAATCGTAGGAAATGTTCAATGTGGACTTTTATAAGAGCCAAGACTTTTGTGCAAAGAGCATGACAAATGCCTGGAACAtcctaaccaaaaaaataaaaaaaacaaaaaacatagaCTTTTGTGCTAAGAGCACGACAAATGCCTGGAAcatcctaacaaaaaaaatcataaatatctAATTTATTCTCACCAAAACCTCTCAttagttaaaacaaaaaatcttttagATTAAACTTTTTGAGATTTGAGAAAGCAAAGAGAACGATAAGAAAGACAGAAGCCATAACAAAATTCCCAATTCCACTGCAAAAGCAAACACCACCAACAACAACTTGTTGCTCCAAATTGAAACAACGTGTGTGAACAACTTCTTTCAATCTTTCTTCACAATATAACATTGACTTGAGTTAACCACTCTGACACGATAGTTGAGATTAGAGAAAGCCGGGGGTGGGTACCCATGTCATAATTAATTGGTCCCTGCTTTGGGAAATTTCTTAATACAGCTGAAAATTGTGATGCGGTGAGGTGTTTTCCTACCCATCTTCCTCAGTCCTCACCCCATATACCACGCTACATTAGAAAGACTCACATTCCTTGACTCTTCAAAACCTAacattcaaaaattttaatggaaaTCAACGCGGTTGGTTTCGATGACTGAAGGTGGTTTGTATTTGTGATATCACAAactgtaatttaaaaataatgattttaaatgtcgaattagaaaatgagattttttttaaatgcagtTATTTATCTGATAAAATCACAGTTAAATATATGATAAAATCGCAGTTTACACTAAGCCAAGTTGACTAGTAGTTCTACATGAAAATTTCCATTGAGATGATACCATTCCATCTGATATTTATTAGACGGAGTAATTGATCTCTCCTCTTGCATGAACTCATGGAAAAGAGCTCTTCCAAGTACCCAAAAACAAGAAACCAGAGTactctctttccttctttttctctttctctcttcttttttcaatgGTGTTTTCATGAAATCATTTTTGTCGGGTGCCTCCAGATCATTTCGATGCATacgtttcttttttctttttctttttctttttttaatttaaagctCCCTAGCTAACTGAAATGGCTTAAATCTAATTGATTAATGACAAGAGGCAACCCATTAAAGGGGGACGTATACGTCAGAGGAATCTTACTGTTATCGGTGTTATTGATTTTTACTGGGTAAATGCTACGATCACCGTATCAATGTAGAGAGTAATTACAGTTGGTCATTCTTTCTtactaaaaacagaaaaagaaaaaatatattgcGAAGGATGAAGGTTGTCATAAATTAAGACCAATGACTTGTTAGAAAAATGCTACTAGCGCCTTACGGCCCATTGCCACAAATACACACATGTGTACTTCTTTTAAATGacaattacatttttttctttttctttttttcatataagACTCTTCATTCAATACTTTATGCCTTCTATTTAAAACATTACTAaaccacaaaataaatatatatacatattaattttgaaaattatttaacATGACTTGCTTGAAAAAGATAGGATTTTCATACTAAAGCCATAAATCGGATGTATTGCCGGCAGTACCCCTCCCCCTGCATAGCATCTCATTGCAGAAGTTCCAGATCAGTGGAAGTTCTGTAGTATATGCACCATCTTAGTGTAGGATTTAAGTCTGATTCTGGCAGCAGGGACAGTAATGGAGACACAATCAAATCAAAGTAGAAATTTGGCAAGGCCAGTATGAATTTATTGATCTccttatttaataaaaaatgaaaagaaaaaaaaaaaaaaattgctctgTTCCGAGTTCAATCTTTTCAGCTAATAGAGCAGCAAGCATTGACGCTTTACCTATAATTTCTTGACTCTGTAGTGAGTACCAAATAGCTCAACTATGCTTTAGTATAGGCACTTACATAAAGACTCAATCGAAAATCGATCAAACCCACAACATTTTAAATTCATGATGGAAGCTATCATAGCTGATATCATCCCACAGTTTAGGTAATCAAGGTAATAGTTAAGTCTTTAACCGTAATACGCATCCACAAGCTAATAATTAATGCAATTCACAAAAGGTGCTAGTTACTACTCAAACATTAGaatttctatttaaagaaaAGATGAATTTTAGGGCATTATGGAATCATACTGTAGTGAACCCATTGTTGTCAAAGAATCTTCAAGCGATCTTGATGGCGAAGACAAGAAAAGTTTAAGTGGTACTTTCAAGGATTCAAGAGTCCCTTCTAACATATTCACAACTCTACTTATCGGTGGCTGGCTCAAAAGGTCAGTTTGCATGCATCACAAACTCACTATTATTATCTTCCTTACACTTTTATGATCCTCTTCATTCAGAAGTTTTCCGCAAGAAAATTTACTGAAGAGTGGCGGTCGGAAAGGCAGCCGGTGGTGGCAGCTACTGGTGGTAGCGGCTGGCAACAGTAGCTTGAGGCAGCAATCTCGGATAGTGGATTGGGCAATGCATATGGGTTGAAGTCCGGTTGGATTGAGCTTAATGGGCTAAAGTGACTTGGACCCTCAATGTGGGCATGAAGGGAGAGAGACTATGTTGACATGTGAGGTCCTACTAATGCTTGCAACCTCATTAACTTCTCCATTACCTCTTGATTCTTTCAAAACCTTCACTACCACAGGACATTCATCTTTTAACTTCATCTTGTAGGCACCACCATAGTCCCCTCCGTCTAATTTATCTCTAAAGAGGTTAGTCATTTTCTTGATATCTGAATAACAGTATCTTCTAATAGCAAGGAGTCCATGGTTCCCTAGAAAGGCCTCAACGGTCTGATTggttaaacttttgttcttccaaaaataaatgaatctaTTGGATGAGAACTTTCTCCTTAAGCAGCAAATTATAGCAATCAGTGTCACAACTTCAATTCCAACAGATATAATGGCTGTAATCAAAGAGTAGAAATTACGAAATTATGCGGTGCATAAACCAATTAAAGTAACGTGAACtaccaattaattaagagtGTACTGAACCTTGTTAAAGCTGCATTTTCTTTACATTAAGTAATATCCCTAAAGATTTGATAATTAGCGATATTCTTTGAAAGGAGTGGAAAAAGAGTTGCAACTTATGTGTTGAAGATCCAATAGATTACCCCAGATGCAATAATTTGAGTTATGTGATCAGCTGACCAATTAGCAAACATTTGAATACTAATATCAACAAGGAATTTGATTGAAGTGGTATCTCACCTAATCCTACGTTACTCTCTGCAACAGAAGATAGAAACATCAACATAAAAGATGTCACTTAAACAATGAAGATTGGAGGCACCTAAATTGGCGGCCTATGAAACTTTAGCAGGGTTATTAGTAACAAAGAAATATCAAAACCTTAACGAAGTTTGTAGAGTTTTAGTTGAGTGCCTTGAGGCTATTTGCTCTTCTAACTTTCTTAAAACCATTTGACCAAAACCTGGTAATTCTTGTTAAAAtgttaactaattaattaaattattttattttttaaaattttttagataaatgatgatttaatatgatattaagGTAAATGTATTGAGTTTGAATCTTGTCTCCATCATTTACtcctcattttaattaaatattctactttACCCAAAcagaagtgttaaaatattacaTGAGtgaaagtattaaaatattaactaaataactaaatttattagaaatgggtcttgggcctaactcaatccaaaagctagctcaagagttgaggtttcccctcaccttataaaGTAACCATCAGCCATTTCCACAACCGATGgaggataaccccaacaatctctccctcacaTATCGGGCCTTGGGTCAGAGTAGCAACAACCCGTTTCTCCCGTAGATTGTTGGGTCGAGACTTATTGGTAAacctaggctctgataccatattagaaatgggtcttcGGTATaactcaaccccaaaagctagctcaggAGTTGAGGTTTTtcctcacccttataaatggcgcatctccttaatacccaggcaacgTGGGACTTCCAACAAAATCATCTACATAATTTATCATGGaatgtttaaatataaatgaaatgattaaatttattaattcctttaagcttaagcttttagacaagttttgtgatttaatatggtatcagaaaAGAGATTATGAATTTGAATTATATCTTCATTATTCAcaactcattttaattaaatattttgtatgtTAGGTCTCACTTATTAAGAGAAAGTTTGAGTCCACACATAAATATATCTTACTGCTGTTGTCGAACTTGGTCCCACAAAACCCTCCACTATGCTCGCAAATGCTGCAGTTGTTGGCATTCCATTCCAGCCAAAACCCATTTTCCAGGGCCCCTCTAATTGTTGGCTATCGACAAGgtttttccctacttaagataagattttgattaaacaaaatggaacaagtcatacaaagatttatctagatggttctccatccatctagaaggttctttacaaagattattctagatggttctcttcaaagatttatctagatggttctccatccatctagaaggttctcttcaaGATGTATCTAGATAATTCTCtattcatctagaaggttctcaatttgtcttcatcatctagatggttctaccTTGGAGGCCAAGTTcattcatctagaaggttctaacttgggggctaagttcatcatctagatggttctaactttggctataaatagccaAGGGGCCTCATGCCTCAAACAAGATGATTGAGCAAGATCAACAACAGCACACAAGAAGAGAAGCCAAGAGAGGAGAGCTTCAATTATACtccagagagagagttaagaaaagAGTATTTTTTAATACACcactgagagtgtatattagtttcaacagagGTTGTTTCTCTCTATATTATTTTACTCCTGTAGTaactcaagttttgcataacttgagtaAACACCACTGTAACAAGTTGTGTATAGTGGATTGATCGGAGTTAGTCCTGTGGATGTAGGCCCActaccgaaccacgtaaatactgtgtgttgatctcttacatttatcattccattattattctgTGGAGTTTGCACAACCATTGAGTCAAGGGTGTGTCCATCCCTAataagtggtatcagagctaggCTGACGGTAATACGAAACTATTCACCGACGTCTTTCATTTGAAGATTGTTGTGCAATTTTAATGGAAGGTACAAGCAGCAGAATGATAAACCTAAATGGTAGCAATTGGCTGCTTTGGAAAGGCAAGATGTTAGACATTCTTTACTATAAAGATATGTATGCTCCAATTGAAGGTGACACAGCCAAGCCAAAGGAGACTTTAGATGCAGAGtggaagaaattaaatttacaagtaGTTGGTCTCATTTGGCAATGggtggatgacaaagtctaccATCATATTTCCAATGAGACCAATGCTTGTGAATTATGGAAGACGCTAACAGCAAGGTACGAGCGAAAGACAGCCGTAAACAAAGCCTTCTTGATTCGACAACTTGTTAACTTGAAGTTTAAGGATGGTGCTTCAGTTTCCGACCATCTGAATGATTTTCAGAGTATTTGTAAATCAACTGAACACTATGAAGATGACTCTTGATGAAGAGCTACAAGCTTTGATGCTCTTGTACTCTCTACCAGATAGCTGGAAAACCTTGGTGGTGTCCTTGAGTAACTCTACTCCCGATGGCAAGATGACCATGGAGCAAGTCACAAgcagcatgttcaatgaagaaacCAGAAGACAGGCTGCTGGGACAGACAGTGCACAAGCTCTTGTCACAGAGAACAGGGGCATAAGCAAAAACAGAGGTTTCAAGAGTCGTGATAAATCCAAAGGGAGGTCAAAGTCAAGAGGGAGGTccattgaaagaagaaaatgttatcATTGCGGCAAGGAGGGTCATATGAAGAGAAATTGCTATGCTTGGAAGCGGAACAAAACCAAGCTGACTATAGCCAAATGAAAGATGATGAAAAGAATACAACTGCCACTTGCTCGGGGCAAGATGTGGTAGTTCTATCTTATGGCGCTGGGGATTGTTTGCATGTTGCGAGTAATGATGAGGAGTGGGTTGTAGACACCGCTGCCTCTTACCATGCTACTCCTAACAAGGAGATCTTCACATCATACAAAGCAGGTGACTTTGGTATGGTAAGAATAGGCAACACTAGCAACTTGAAGATAATTGGGGTTGGTAACATTCGTGTTCAAACCAATGTCGGGTGTACATTGATTTTGAAGGATGTTCAACATATTCCCGACCTGCGTCTCAATCTTATATCTGGGAATATTCTTGATAAAGAAGGGTATGAAAGTTACTTTGGCAAAGGAGTTTGGAAGCTCACCAAGGGATCTTTGGTGGTGGCTAAAGGCAAGTCTTGTTGTTCATTATACAAGACACATATGAAGGTGTGTCGCGATGAGTTGTTCGCTGTGGAAGATATATCATCTCCAAATTTATGGCACAAAAGGCTgggtcacatgagtgagaaaggCTGCAGATTTTGGCAAAGAAATCCCTCATTCCTATTGACAAAGGTAAAGCTCTTAATCCATGTGAACATTGTTTATTCGGAAAGCAGCATCGAGTTTCTTTTGCAACgtcttcacaaaagaaatctactaTTCTGGAGAGGGTCTACTCAGATGTTTGTGGACCTATCGAAGTTCCAACCTTGGGTGGCAATAGATATTTTGTCACATTCATTGATGATGCATCAAGGAAAGTGTGGGTCTATCTATTAAAGACAAAAGATCAAGTCTTTGATATCTTTCAACAATTCCATGTCATGGTTGAAAGAAAGACTAGAAAGCAGTTGAAGTGTCTCCGTACTGACAACGGAGGAGAATATactgtgaagaaattcataagcTTTTGCTCAGAGCATGGAATAAGGCATGAAAGGACTGTGCCAGGCACCCCACAACACAATGGTATTACGGAGAGGATGAACCGCACAATTGTATAAAGAGTTAGATGCATGCTCAAAATGGATGGATTACACAAGTCATTTTGGGGAGAGGCCACTCTGACGGCCTGCTATTTAATCAACCGTTCaccttcagttcctttgggtTTCGACATACCAGAGAGAGTATGGAGCGGAAGAGATGTCTCATATTCTCATCTGAAGGTATTTGGGTGCAAGGCTTTTGCACATGTTCCAAAGGAGAATAGGTTGAGGCTTGATGACAAGGCACTTTCCTGTATTTTTTTAGGTTATGGaaatgaagaatttggattCAGGCTATGGGATCCAATCAAGAGGAAGATTGTCAGAAGTCGAGATGTGGTTTTCTATGAAGATCAATTCTATGGTGATGCAGATAAACCTGAGAAGTCTAAAGTTGTGATTGAAGATATAGTTGATTTATCTTCCAGTCCTTCTTAGCATACTCTAGACGAGGAAGTTCTGCATGATGCTGCACCAGAATTGACTCCCAGTGATGAGCCGGAGTTgcttgatgatgatgaggatacTGAGCAGGGGGAGCATCGTCATGATCAGGAAGATTCAAGATCTCAGGTTAGAAGATCTACGAGAGAGCATAGACCGTCATCCAAATACCCTACTTCAGAATATATTTTGCTTACTGAAGAGGGGGAGCCAGAGAGTTTCCAAGAAGTACAATCTTATAAGGATTAAATCTGCTGGGTAAAAGCCATGCAAGAAGAGATGAATTCTCTGCAGAAAAATGATACCTATGAGTTGGTAGAACTTCCTAAAGGCATAAAAGCACTTAAGAACAAGTGGGTGTTCAAGCTGAAAAGGGATAGCAATGGAAAGCTAGCAAAGTACAAAGCACAGTTAGTAGTTAAAGGCTTTGCACAAAAGAAAGGCATTGACTTTGATGAGATCTTCTCTCCAGTTGTGAAGATGAGTTATATTAGAGTCATTCTTGGTCTGATAGCTAGCTTGGATCTTGAGCTTGAACAATTGGATGTGAAGACTGCATTCCTTCACGATGATTTGAAGGAAGAGATTTACATGGCGCAGCCCGAAGGTTTTGAAGTAAAAGGAAAGGAGAACTTGGTTTGCAAATTGAAGAAAAGtttgtatggtctcaagcaagcACCAAGACAATGGTACAAGAAGTTTGACTCATTCATGGTGGGTCACGGGTACAACAAGACCGAGGCAGATcattgtgtttattttaagAAGTTCGATGAAGGTAACTACATTATCCTTTTGCTATATATTGATGATATGCTGATAGTAGAGCAAGATGCAAAAATGATTAGCAACTTGAAAAAAGGAGTTGTTCAAGTCCTTTGACATGAAGGACTTAGGGCCAGCTCAACAGATGTTGGGTATGCAAATCATACGTGACAGAAAAGCCAAGAAGGTGTGGGTGTCACAAGAGAAGTATGTTGAACGGGTGCTTGAAAGATTCAACATGAAAAATGCTAAACCAGTTAGCACGCCACTTGCTAATCACTTTAAGCTTAGTAAAAACTCATGTCCGTGTACAGAGGAAGTGAAGAAAGCAATGGAGGTCATTCCTTACTCCTCAGATGTTGGGAGTCTTATGTATGCCATGGTGTGCACACGACCAGACATTGCACATGCTGTAGGTACTGTCAGCAGATTTCTCTCAAATCCAGGCAAAGATCATTGGGAAACTGTGAAATGGATCTTTAGATATTTGAAGGGCACTTCCAAGTTATGCTTAATGTATGGTGGTTCCAAACCAGAATTGATTGGCTTTACTGATTTTGATATGGCAAGGGATTTAGATAACAGAAAATCTACTTCCGAATATATGTTTACCTTTGCAGGGGGAGCTATCTCATGGCAGTCAAAACTCCAGAAGTGTGTTGCATTATCAACTACAGAAGCAGAATACATTGCCGCTACAGAAGCTGCCAAGGAAATGCTATGGATGAAGAGATTTCTTCTCGAGCTTGGAGTAAAGCAAGATGAGTATATGGTATTTTATGATAGTCAAATTGCCATAGACTTGAGCAAAAATGCTACTTATCATTCTCGGACGAAGCATATTGATGTGAGGTATCATTGGCTGCGTGAGGTGATAGACAAGAAGCAAATGAAGCTTGAAAAGATCCATACAGAAAAGAATCCCTCTAATATGTTGACTAAGGTGGTTCTGACTGGGAAGCATGAGCTATGTTCCCAGTTAGCCAGTTTAAACTTCCTGTGAGTGAAGTTAGTCGTGGCTTGCTCCTCTAAGtagggagggggagatttgttggctgtcgacaaggtttttccctacttaagataagattttgattaaacaaaatggagcaagtcatacaaagatttatctagatggttctccatccatctagaaggttctttacaaagattattctagatggttctctatccatctagaaggttctcttcaaagatttatctagatggctctccatccatctagaaggttctcttcaaGATGTATCTAGATGATTCTCTATTCATCTAAaaggttctcaatttgtcttcatcatctagatggttctaccTTGGAGGCCAAGTTcattcatctagaaggttctaaCTTGGGGCCTAagttcatcatctagatggttctaactttggctataaatagccaAGGGGCCTTATGCCTCAAACAAGATGATTGAGCAAGATCAACAACAGCATACAAGAAGAGAAGCTAAGAGAGGAGAGCTTCAATTATACTCCAGAGAGAGTGTTAAGAAAAGAGTGTTTTTAATACACcactgagagtgtatattagtttcaacagagGTTATTTCTCTCTATATTATTTTACTCCtgtattaactcaagttttgcataacttgagtaaacaccactgtaacaagttgtttatagtggattgatcgGAGTTAGTCCCGTGGATGTAGGCCCACTGCCGAACCAAGTAAATACTGTGTGTTGATCTTttgcatttatcattccattaCTATTCTGTGGAATTTGCACAACCATTGAGTC from Corylus avellana chromosome ca1, CavTom2PMs-1.0 encodes the following:
- the LOC132167453 gene encoding LEAF RUST 10 DISEASE-RESISTANCE LOCUS RECEPTOR-LIKE PROTEIN KINASE-like 2.2, with amino-acid sequence MGYSSTLLCLSTFIISLSLLALSSFTTADDAAVMSELLTAVSPTPSGWSASTSYCEWENVTCDGNSRVTIINLVSKNLSGILPSNLGSLTQLTSLSLQGNSFYGPLPSLANLSSLQQLYLDNNNFSSIPDGFFQGLTSLQTLILSQNSNLAPWTIPTELTQATSLATLYASNANVVGSLPDIFDSFLSLKDLQLSFNNFAGPLPKSFGGSGIQILWLDNQKNGLSGTIDVLSSMTQLKQVYLNDNNLTGSIPDSLATLPDLQLLDVSNNNLTGSIPKFTSTVTFNAAGNPLLGRTTPSSGNGGGTASGETSVSPGMIAAIVTLSAAIGVVIVVICCFRRKFLSNKIIFFWKKKSPTHQTVQTFLRNHRPLAFRRYSYSDIKKITNFFRDKLGEGGYGGVYKGKLQDGCLVAVKILKESRGTDGEEFINEVESISKTSHINIVSLMGFCFEGSKRALMYEFMPNGSLEKFIHKENPSMVDRGLEWMALYEIALGIARGLEYLHRGCNTRIVHFDIKPHNILLDENFCPKISDFGLAKICPREKSSISMSGTRGSAGYIAPEVYYKNFGGVSHKSDVYSYGMMVFEMVRGKRNTDIENTDCTSEIFFPHLIYKCLEQDEDLGLEGLINENDQECAKKMIIVSLWCIQTDPSSRPPISKVINMLEGSLESLQVPPKP